One segment of Manihot esculenta cultivar AM560-2 chromosome 4, M.esculenta_v8, whole genome shotgun sequence DNA contains the following:
- the LOC110613832 gene encoding uncharacterized protein LOC110613832: MDADQDGYANFAESRETRYESATSGNGVGKQFVGEPEMGFQDQIREFLRGAAELSVQFAKGCRDIVVQSLGREDSFIVRNFGRNSYIGKKVGYGCERIHKKLKVFNEYLPEDKDPVHAWSVICIVSVLTFAVLSLSGEHDAPSTSIKKVFIHPPSAHRILLPDGRYMAYREQGVPTDRARFAMIAPHAFLSSRLAGIPGLKASLLEEFGVYLLTCDLPGFGESDPHPNRNLESSALDMLYLVNSRGVKDKFWVVGYSTGSLHAWAALKYIPDKLAGAVMFAPMVNPYDPLMTKDERRGIWEKWTRKRKFMYFLARRFPRLLSYFYHRSFLSGKHDKIDAWLSLSLGKRDKALIEDPIYEEFWQRDVEESIRQGNAKPFIEEAVLQVSNWGFSLADIKLEKKKPGKGFLNWLKFVLTGSEDEYTGFLGPIHIWQGMDDKVVPPLMTDFVHRVLPGAAVHKLPYEGHFTYFYFCDECHRQIFTTLFGTPQGPLNKNIEVDQTPYEDSVEVDQIEVDHPHEDNVTVQEADQKEEQIDQTPLAEDMQEQEETHTEEEDES, translated from the exons ATGGATGCAGATCAAGATGGGTATGCTAATTTTGCAGAGAGCAGGGAGACAAGGTACGAGAGTGCCACTTCTGGAAATGGTGTTGGCAAACAGTTTGTGGGCGAGCCTGAAATGGGATTTCAAGACCAAATTAGAGAGTTCTTGAGGGGGGCAGCTGAATTGAGTGTACAATTCGCTAAAGGGTGTAGGGATATTGTGGTGCAGAGTCTAGGAAGGGAAGATTCTTTTATTGTGAGGAATTTTGGGAGAAATTCTTATATAGGGAAGAAAGTTGGGTATGGCTGTGAGAGGATTCATAAGAAATTGAAGGTGTTTAATGAGTACTTGCCTGAGGATAAGGATCCAGTGCATGCTTGGTCAGTGATATGCATCGTGTCTGTTCTTACTTTTGCag TCTTGAGTTTAAGTGGTGAACATGACgccccatccacatcaataaagAAGGTGTTCATACATCCTCCTAGTGCTCATCGCATATTGCTTCCAGATGGCAGATACATGGCATATAGGGAGCAAGGTGTTCCAACCGACAGAGCTAGATTTGCAATGATAGCTCCACATGCTTTTCTTTCATCTCGACTTGCAG GAATACCTGGACTTAAGGCTTCACTCCTGGAAGAGTTTGGCGTCTACTTGTTAACATGTGATCTTCCTGGTTTTGGAGAGAGTGATCCTCACCCAAACAGAAACCTCGAGTCATCAGCATTGGATATGTTATACCTAGTAAATTCTCGGGGTGTTAAGGACAAGTTCTGGGTTGTGGGATACTCAACTGGGAGCCTTCATGCTTGGGCAGCACTTAAATACATTCCTGATAAACTTGctg GTGCTGTTATGTTTGCTCCTATGGTTAATCCTTATGATCCATTGATGACCAAGGATGAAAGACGTGGAATCTGGGAGAAGTGGACACggaaaagaaaatttatgtATTTCTTAGCTCGGAGGTTTCCTAGATTACTTTCCTACTTCTACCACCGGAGCTTCCTGTCCGGAAAGCATGATAAGATCGATGCATGGCTCTCACTGTCTCTAGGAAAGAGA GATAAAGCTTTGATAGAGGATCCGATCTATGAAGAATTCTGGCAAAGGGATGTAGAAGAGTCAATCCGACAGGGAAATGCAAAACCCTTTATAGAGGAAGCTGTTCTGCAAGTTTCAAATTGGGGGTTCAGCCTTGCAGACATCAAGTTGGAGAAGAAAAAGCCAGGGAAAGGTTTCCTCAATTGGCTCAAATTTGTGCTTACTGGATCTGAAGATGAGTATACAGGTTTCCTTGGCCCCATACACATATGGCAG GGGATGGATGACAAGGTCGTTCCACCATTGATGACCGATTTTGTACACCGGGTTCTGCCGGGAGCTGCAGTTCATAAGCTACCATATGAGGGCCATTTCACATATTTTTACTTTTGTGATGAATGCCATAGGCAGATATTCACTACACTCTTTGGGACCCCACAAGGCCCGCTAAACAAGAACATAGAAGTAGATCAAACTCCATATGAAGACAGTGTGGAGGTGGATCAAATAGAAGTGGATCATCCACACGAAGATAACGTGACGGTGCAGGAGGCAGATCAAAAAGAGGAACAGATAGATCAAACCCCATTAGCAGAGGATATGCAAGAGCAGGAAGAAACACACACTGAAGAGGAAGATGAGAGTTAG